In the Profundibacter amoris genome, TGGTTGGTGTTGCCTTTGGACTGCCGTCACTGCGCATCAAGGGGTTTTATCTGGCGGTCGCTACGTTGGCTGCACAGTTCTTTCTGGTGTGGTTGTTCAATCGTGTGCCGTGGTTTTATAACTATTCAGCCACAGGCCAGATCAGTGCCCCCGAGCGGAGCTTTATGGGCTATGTGGTTGCCGGATCAAATGTCGGGGCGGTTGAAAAATATCTGATGTGTCTGGTGTTTGTTGTGGCCGTCGCGTGGGTGGCTCGCAACCTGACCCGCGGCACGATGGGACGCAGCTGGATGGCGATCCGCGATATGGATATCGCCGCCGAAATCATCGGGGTGAACCCGCTGAAGGCAAAACTGACAGCCTTTGCCGTGTCATCGTTTTTTATCGGCATTTCCGGCGCGTTGCTGTTCACCGTCTATCTGGGGGCTGCCGAAGTCGGCGAAGCCTTTGGCATCAGCAAATCCTTTCTGGTGCTGTTTATGGTAATTATTGGTGGGCTGGGGTCGATCTTTGGCTCTTTTGCAGGGGCGGCCTTTATGGTGCTGCTGCCGGTGCTGCTGAAAAACGTGCTGGTCGGGGGTATGAACTGGCCTACAGATCTGGCTGCGCATTTCCAGCTGGTCATCGTCGGGGCGCTGATTATCGCGTTCCTTATTCTGGAGCCACACGGGTTGGCCCAGCTATGGCGCGTGGCAAAAGAAAAACTAAGGCTTTGGCCATTCCCGCACTAGGGAACGACCAGACATAACAGATCGGGAAAACCCCGACACCGGATAAATCGAGAATACTAAATTTCAACGGAGGAGAACAACTAATGAAATTGAAACTTGCAACACTGGCACTGTCGGCCCTTATGGCCGCAGCCCCGGCGATGGCCGAACTGGTCTATCCGTCGCTGTCTTATCGCACTGGCGCCTATGCCGCTGGCGGTATTCCTTTTGCCGATGGCTATGCCGATTACTTCACACTGCTCAATGAGCGTGACAGTGGTATTGGCGGCGTCAAAGCCAAGGTGATCGAATGTGAAACCGGCTATTCCACCGAAAAAGGTGTGGAATGCTATGAATCCACCAAAGGCGAAGGCGCCCTGGTGTATCAGCCACTGTCGACCGGTATTACCTATCAGTTGATCCCCAAAGTGACAGCTGACGGCATTCCGTTGCACACCATGGGATATGGTCGCACATCTGCCGCAAACGGCAAGGTGTTCAGCAATGTATTCAACTACCCTGCCAACTACTGGAA is a window encoding:
- a CDS encoding branched-chain amino acid ABC transporter permease yields the protein MLYREAGDFKTSYAKDNQTFPIKFDRVAYYVLLVVAFGVVPFIINDYWANAVIVPFLIYAIATIGLNILIGYCGQLSLGTGGFMAVGAFASYKLMTAFPEVSIIIHILLAGGITALVGVAFGLPSLRIKGFYLAVATLAAQFFLVWLFNRVPWFYNYSATGQISAPERSFMGYVVAGSNVGAVEKYLMCLVFVVAVAWVARNLTRGTMGRSWMAIRDMDIAAEIIGVNPLKAKLTAFAVSSFFIGISGALLFTVYLGAAEVGEAFGISKSFLVLFMVIIGGLGSIFGSFAGAAFMVLLPVLLKNVLVGGMNWPTDLAAHFQLVIVGALIIAFLILEPHGLAQLWRVAKEKLRLWPFPH